A window of Streptosporangiales bacterium genomic DNA:
CGTAGTCGGGCACCGACCGCAGCAGCGCGCGGGTGTACGGGTGCGCGGGCTGCGACAGCAGCTGCGCGGTGGGACCGCTCTCGACCACCGTTCCCGCGTATAGCACGACCACCCGGTCGCAGACGGTGCCGACCGACGCGAGGTCGTGCGAGATGAGCAGCACCCCGCGGCCCTCGTCGTCGGCCGCCTTACGGAACAGGCCGAGGATCTCGCGGGTGGGCGTGATGTCGAGCCCGGTGGTCGGCTCGTCGGCGAGCAGCAGTGCGGGCGCACAGGCGAGCGCCAGCGCGACCATGACCCGCTGGCACATACCGCCGGAGAGCTCGTGCGGGTACGAGTCGAACCGCCGTCGCGGGTTACGGATGCCAACCTGCTCGAGCAGACCGACCGCAGCATCGCGCGCCGCCCTGCCGCGCAGCTCCTGGTGCACCTCGAGCCGGTCGGTGAGCTGGCGACCCACCGTACGTACGGCCGAGAGCGCCGACCGCGGGTTCTGGAAGCACATCGCCGCGCCGTGCCCGCGGTGTGCGGCCAGCCGCGCGGCGTCCATGGCGAGCACGTCGTCGCCGTCGACGTACACCTGGCCGTCCGCGTTCGCGGCGCCGGGCAGCAGGCCGATGATCGATCGGGCGAGCATGCTCTTGCCGCCGCCGCTCTCGCCGACCAGCCCGACGACCTCGCCGCGGTCGACCTGCAGCGACACGTCCGACAGCGCGGCCACCGCGTTCGTACCGGCGCCTATCCGAACCGACAGGTCCTCGATCCGCAGCAGGCCGCTCATGTCGACCTCCGCATGCTGCGCTCCTGCAACCCCTCGCCGATCATGCTGAACGCGAGCACGCACACCAGCAACGCGAGGCCCGGCGGCACCGACGTCCACCAGCGGCCCGCGACGATGTCGGAGCTGCCGATGCTGATCATCGCGCCCCACTCCGGTTGCGGGATCGGCACACCAAGGCCGACGAACGAAAGTCCCGCCAGCGCGAGCATCGCCCAACCGCAGTTCAACGGCGCGAGCACCCGCACCGGCATCACGCTGTTCGGCAGCACGTGCCGCCACAGCATCCCGACCACCCTGCTGCCGGACAACCGCGCCGCGTCGACGTACGGCAGCTCCCGTACCGTACGCACCTCCGCACGCACCAGGCGCGCGTAGGCAGGCGCGTTCACCACGGCGAGCACCACGATCAGGTTGCCGATACCCGGCCCGAGGAGCGCCGCCACCGCGAGCGCGAGGATGAACGTGGGGAACGCCTGCAGCATGTCGACGACCCGCATCGCCGTGTCGTCCAGCCAACCGCCACGGAACCCACAGACCAGGCCGACAGTACTGCCGAGCACCACCGCCAGCGCGACCGCGGTCACCGCGACTCCGAGGTCGACGGCGACCGAGTGCAGCAGCCTGCTCCAGACGTCCATCCCGTTGCTGTCGGTGCCGAGCAGGTGTGTGCCACCGGGCGGCCGCAAGGTGGCGTTCGGGTCGATCTGCATCGGCCCCCACGAGGTGAGCAGCGGGGCGGCGAGGGCCGCCACGGCGACGATCCCGAGCAGGACCACGCCGGTCACCAGGAGACCGGTGCCGAAGCCGGCGTCCACTGACCGTGCCCGGCGGCGCACGATGACAGGCAGCTGGGTGGCGGCCATCAGATCCTGACCCTCGGGTCGAGCGCGGCGTGTACGACGTCTGCGACGAGGAACGCGACCACGTAGCAGAATGCGATGACGAACACCGCTGCCTGCACCACCGGGTAGTCGCGGAACTGCAGTCCCCGCAGCGCCCACTGGCCGAAGCCCTGCCAGCTGAAGACGAACTCGACGAGCACCGTGGAGCCGAGCAGGTTGCCGAACACCAACGCGGTCAACGTGGGCAGCCGCATCAGCGTCGCGCGGGTGAGGTAGCCGAACAACAACCTGCGCCCCGCGATGCCGTGTGCCCGCGCGGCCACGTACGCCGGTGACTCGCGCACCTCGAGCGCCGCCGACCGCACACTGCGCAGCAGTGACGCGCACACCACGATCGCCAGCGTCATGGCCGGCAGCATCAGGTGCCACAGCGCGGAGACGACCGCTGCGCCGTTGCCGACGAGCATGGCATCCACCACCTCGGCACCGGTGAGCGGCTGCAGGTCGAGGTCGGCGTCCACCCGACCGCTTGGCGCCGGCGCGAGGTGCAAGCCGTTGTAGACGACGAGGATCAGCACCAGGCCGAGCCAGAAGTCCGGCATGGCGTTGCCCACCAGCGAGCCGATCCTGACGGTGTGGTCACCCAGCCGGTTCGGCCGCTGCGCGCACGCGATGCCGAGCACCACGGCGACGACCAGCGCGAGCCCGAGCGCGGCGAACGCCAGCTCCAGCGTCGGACCGATCCGCACGGCGATCTCTGCGCCGACGGACGTCCCGCTCTGGATGGAGATGCCGAAGTTCCCCGTGACCAACCCGGTCAGGTAGTCGAGGTACTGCACCATCAACGGCTCGTCCAGGCCGTACCTCTCCCGGGCCGCGGCGACGTCAGCCGCAGTCGCGTTCGGGCCGGGATGGTCCTGATCGGGTCGCCGGGCAGCACGCGCACGAGCAGGAACGTGATCGCCGTGACCCCGAACAGCACCGGGATCAGCAGCAACAGTCGCCGTACGGTGAACCGTGCCAGTCGCATCCGGCCTCACGACTTGGTGAGGTAGCGGAGCCGGAACAGGTCGTCCACCGGCTGCACCCAGCCGGTGACGCCCTTGCGGACAGGGAGGTTGAAGTTCGGCTGGCAGATGACGAGCCACGGCACGTCGTCGGCGAGGATCTGCTGCGCCTGCCGCCACAGGTCGAGCCGCTCCTTCTCGTCGGTGACGGTGTGCGACTTCTCGAAGATCGACTCGATCTTCGGGTTGCTGTAGTTGGAGTAGTTCAGCGCCGCGCCCTTCGTGAGACTCGTCGCCAGCAGGTACTCGACGTCGTTCACCCACTGTTGCCCGTACGCGATCTGCAGCGGGATGTCCTTCTTCTCCCTGCGGTCGGCGAAGGTCGCGGGGTCGAG
This region includes:
- a CDS encoding ABC transporter permease subunit: MAATQLPVIVRRRARSVDAGFGTGLLVTGVVLLGIVAVAALAAPLLTSWGPMQIDPNATLRPPGGTHLLGTDSNGMDVWSRLLHSVAVDLGVAVTAVALAVVLGSTVGLVCGFRGGWLDDTAMRVVDMLQAFPTFILALAVAALLGPGIGNLIVVLAVVNAPAYARLVRAEVRTVRELPYVDAARLSGSRVVGMLWRHVLPNSVMPVRVLAPLNCGWAMLALAGLSFVGLGVPIPQPEWGAMISIGSSDIVAGRWWTSVPPGLALLVCVLAFSMIGEGLQERSMRRST